From a region of the Zingiber officinale cultivar Zhangliang chromosome 4B, Zo_v1.1, whole genome shotgun sequence genome:
- the LOC121978205 gene encoding uncharacterized protein LOC121978205: MNQDDTNNKLNDQEHSELNELHNKDPKQFENDKGEASMPKNDSDIDINQEILFPLNVDDPGNWDKIPNIRDFLVERGNRKDDGILFHLDNTGRHFNPSHYKRQLSNGEKSDKRCKFLQAKNMDIVMAIRQLKGLISSLQEFRESGFDQALIEAEHIASEMGIEPIFREKRIIRRKRQFDEINREEVTQSPKESFRVNYFLFIVDQALSSLQTRFEQFQSYSCICRKEFFQVEIDQNLSPINYVTRKTKWLGYVIYREKSG, encoded by the exons ATGAATCAGGATGACACTAATAATAAGTTGAATGATCAAGAACATAGTGAATTGAATGAACTTCACAATAAAGATCCAAAacaatttgaaaatgataaaggTGAAGCCAGTATGCCTAAAAATGACAGTGATATAGACATAAATCAAGAGATCTTGTTTCCTTTAAATGTTGATGATCCAGGAAATTGGGACAAAATTCCAAATATTAGGGACTTTCTAGTTGAAAGAGGTAATAGAAAAGATGATGGTATTTTGTTTCATCTTGATAATACCGGAAGACACTTCAAtccatcacattataagaggcaGTTGTCAAATGGTGAGAAAAGTGACAAAAGATG TAAGTTTCTCCAAGCAAAGAATATGGATATTGTTATGGCTATTAGACAATTAAAGGGACTTATTTCTTCTCTCCAAGAATTTAGAGAATCTGGATTTGATCAAGCATTGATCGAAGCTGAACATATTGCAAGTGAAATGGGAATTGAACCTATTTTTCGAGAAAAACGCATCATTCGAAGAAAGAGACAATTTGATGAAATCAACAGGGAAGAGGTAACCCAATCTCCTAAAGAATCTTTTCGAGTTAATTACTTCTTATTTATAGTTGATCAAGCTCTTTCTTCACTTCAAACTCGGTTTgaacaatttca GAGTTATAGTTGCATATGCCGAAAGGAGTTTTTCCAAGTTGAAATTGATCAAAACTTATCTCCGATCAACTATGTCACAAGAAAGACTAAATGGCTTGGCTATGTTATCTATCGAGAAAAAAGTGGTTGA